The genomic region CTGATCGCTACATGCAATGTTATATCATTCTATTTTTATTTATTTCCATTCTTGGTTGCAAAAAGGAATCAGACGATAAAAAAGATTTTCTAAATTTATTGACACTTGGGTTGTATGCACGTTCCTGCGCTGGACAAAATGCCTTCCCTTCCAGTGGAACTGTGGGTTCTTTGACTCGGTTACAAATTCGTCCATCGCAAACTTCTTCGGGAATTTCAAATTACGATCAACCCCATTATGTTTTTCCTCCTCAATCGGGAGTGACTAATAAAAATATCCTTTCTGTATTCTATCCAGGAACTGGGTCAAGCCCCTGTGAGGTGAATACTTTTTTACAACATGGGGCTACACGTGGTTATCATGTAGTGGGTTTGAGTTATCCGAATGGAGAAGCAGTGAATACTGTTTGTAACCAAGGGGCAGCAAAATCCGAAACAAACTGTTTTGAAAATTTGAGAAAGGAAGTCCTTACGGGAGTCGATCTTTCTCCCTATGTTTCGGTAGACATTTCTAATTCTATAGAAGGTCGATTACTGAGTCTCATTCAGTATTTAATACGTGTTAGACCTAGCGAAGGTTGGGATCAGTTTCTTACTGGTAATCAAATCAATTGGTCTCTTGTATACGTAGGTGGGCATTCACAGGGTAGTGGTCATGCGGCTTTACAGGGAAAAAATCGAACGTTAGGTCGGGTCTCAATTTATAGCGGGGTATCTGACTATAGTTTGCAGAATTCTACTCTTCCCAGTTGGATGGGTGGAACTCAAAATACCCCAGGAACCTCCTATTATGGACTCATCCACGAAAACGATTCCATCGCAAATTTTAGCGGGAATTCTAACCAGGTAACCAATGCTTGGTTAAATCAATTTTCGATGACAGGGCCTATTACCAATACAAACGTTGGATTCCCATTTAATAATAGCCATAGTTTGGTAACAAGTGTTTGTAACGGAATGGGTGCCTTTGGTCTTCACATTTGTCCTATGACTAGTGGGTTCCAATCCATTTGGAATTACATTAGTTTCCCTTAACTAACTGCATTCAAAAATTAAAATGGTGGGAGTCTTTTGAAGATCCATTCAGGTATCATTCGTATTACCATCATGATAAAACGCCAAGGCCAACGGATATAAACCAAATCTTTTTTAGAAAGTCCAGCATTTACGATAAGCTCTGCGGCCACTTGCGGTTGTAAGGTGAGCCAAGGAATCAGATTGTGACCTTCTGACATTTTTGTATATACAGGCCCCAGTTGGATGGTTGTGACATGGACTCCTTTTGAAAATAAAAGGGATCTTAGGCCAGAAAGATAAGTGGTTAAACCAGCCTTTGCACTTCCATAAATATAATTCATTTGCCTACCACGATCCCCTGCGACAGAACTAATGGCCACAATTGTACCATCGTTTCTTTTTTCCATATCCAAAGAGATAATGTTGATAAGCGAAACTACTGCAGAGTAGTTGACTTGGATGGTTCCTAAGAGTTCGTTTTGGTTTTCTCTTGCTTTGGTTTGGTCTTCATAGTATCCAACAACGAAAAAAACTATATCTGGTTTTTGGGAAAGTTCGTGATAAAACTTTTGGTGTAATGAAAATTTGGTAACGTCCCATTCAAATATTTCTACTGAATTCGGGTAATTTGACTGGATTTTCGATTTTAGTTCAGCTAATCTTTGTTTGTTTCTTCCTGTTAAAGAAAGGGAATACCCACGTTTTGCTAGAGATTCTGCGATATAGGTTCCAATGTCGGAAGTTGCCCCAACTACAAGTGCATTTTTCATTTTAAAGGATCCATAGGAAATGGATTTAATCGTTTTTAGTTATGATCTTTTTGTCACTGAAAATTCCACCATCCATCCACACTTCCTGAACCTTGGAAGGAAAAACTTTCGCCAATTTTGGGAACTTGTAAATTGAGTTTCAAAGTTTGGGATGCTACAAGAACTCGTTTGATTGGGTCGTTCCAAGGATGGAGCGATAAAATGAATTTACCCCAATGGACAGGAACAAAGGATTTGGCCCCAATCTGCGTTGCCGCAAGAGCCGTTTCTTCGGGACGCATATGTATGAAAGGCCAATCATCCCCGTATTGTCCACATTCTAAAAATGCCAAATCAAACGGACCATAGTTTTTGCCAATGGTTTCAAAAATGGATCCGTAACCTGAGTCTCCACCTATAAATACTTTATATTCTCCTATTTTTAAAACATAGGAACACCATAAACTTTTGTTTCTCAGTACACTTCGTCCAGAAAAATGTCTAGTTGGTGTGGCGGTTATCTTTAGTCCTGTAGTAATTTCCCTAGATTCAAACCAATCTAATTCAATTATTTTTTCTAATGGTACACCCCAGGATAACAAATGGGCAGACACTCCTAATGGGACGATGATCTTCTTTGTTCTTTGATATAATTTTATAATGGTTTCATAATCTAAGTGATCATAATGATCATGGGTGATGATCAGTATGTCCAAATCTGGCATGTCTTCCGGCAAATAAACATCCGTTCCTTCGAATGATTGGACTGCAAAGGAGAAAGGAGACGCATAACCTGAAAAAACAGGATCAACTAAAATCTTTTTTCCTTCGGCAACTAAAAGGTAAGAGGAGTGACCGAACCAAATGTATTGCGGTTTTGAATCATCTAATTCTTTTAAGTTGATCTTTGAGGAAGGGATGGGAGAAGAAGGTCGAATTGAATTTGGTTTTTGCCAATATTTAATAGCCATTTTCCAGTAAGAACTGTTAGGTGCTAGCATTTCCGTATGTTCAATGTTTTGGAAGCTGCCAGATTGAAAGTGTTCAGATTTTGAGATACGTTTTAGAATCTCTCCATGAGGAAGTTTGCCAAGAGTTGTAGCCAAAATTTCGTCCTTAAAGATTGGACGGTAATAAATCTTTTTTGGCCCATTTTCTGATCATAAAATCTAGGTCGTGTAACAAAAGAGGTTTTGTCATAAAATCGTCCATACCACCGGAAAGGCATCTTTGTTTTTCCTCTTCCAACACATTGGCAGTAAGAGCAACGATTACAGGTTGTTTTTCAATCGACGTGGATTTGCGGACACATTTAGTCACTGTAATCCCGTCCATATCTGGCATTTGAATGTCGAGAAAAACTAGATCTGGCAAATGAGTTCGAATCATATCCAAAGTTTTTTCTCCATTTTCTGATTGTAAGGCGGTATATCCAAGTTTCTTTAAAAAGAGACTTGATACTTTCTGATTAATGGGATCATCATCTGCAATGAGAATTTTTAGCGGATACTTTTCAGCTAATTTAGAATCCCAGTTGGTTTTTTTTACCATTTCGTTTGACGTGGAGATAACATCACCTTCAATCGATTCGAAACTTGCTTCCGCATCAAATTGGAAAGTAAAATTAGATCCCCTACCATAGATACTTTGGACGGAGATCGAACCTCCCATTTCTTCAATTATCTTTTTTGTGATCGCGAGTCCGAGCCCTGTACCAACTGTTTTTTCTGTGAGATGAGAATGGACTTGCGAAAATGGTTGGAATAAGTTCCCCATACGTTCTTCTGGTATTCCGATTCCCGTATCTTTTACTGATACTTTTAGGCGCATTTTTTTATCATCAATCGATGTTGATTCGACTATAACAAAAATACTTCCTTCTTCTGTAAACTTCACTGCATTGCTTAATAAGTTTGTTAATATTTGTGCAAATCGTCTTTGGTCTGTAATAAGGAATGCCGGAGGTTCATTTACAAATTCTAATTCGACTTTTAATTTGTTTTTATCAGATTGTGTTTTAAAAATGTTAATACAATCATGAAGTAGTCTCCTAACAGAAATCGGCTCTAAGTGTAATTCGAATTGTCCTGACTCGAGTTTGGTTAAATCTAAAATATCGTTTACTAAAAGTAAAAGATTGTCCCCACTAAATTTAATTAGGTTTAAATACTCCTTTTGTTCTTCTGTAAGTTCTGTTTGTTGTAACATTTGAGTCATACCCAGAATTCCATTCATAGGAGTTCTGATTTCATGGCTCATTGTAGAAAGAAAAGATGTTTTGAATTTAACTTTTGCTTCCGCATTTTCTTTTTCTTGTTTAAGCCTCTCTT from Leptospira bandrabouensis harbors:
- a CDS encoding BPSS1187 family protein gives rise to the protein MVSFISDRYMQCYIILFLFISILGCKKESDDKKDFLNLLTLGLYARSCAGQNAFPSSGTVGSLTRLQIRPSQTSSGISNYDQPHYVFPPQSGVTNKNILSVFYPGTGSSPCEVNTFLQHGATRGYHVVGLSYPNGEAVNTVCNQGAAKSETNCFENLRKEVLTGVDLSPYVSVDISNSIEGRLLSLIQYLIRVRPSEGWDQFLTGNQINWSLVYVGGHSQGSGHAALQGKNRTLGRVSIYSGVSDYSLQNSTLPSWMGGTQNTPGTSYYGLIHENDSIANFSGNSNQVTNAWLNQFSMTGPITNTNVGFPFNNSHSLVTSVCNGMGAFGLHICPMTSGFQSIWNYISFP
- a CDS encoding SDR family oxidoreductase, translating into MKNALVVGATSDIGTYIAESLAKRGYSLSLTGRNKQRLAELKSKIQSNYPNSVEIFEWDVTKFSLHQKFYHELSQKPDIVFFVVGYYEDQTKARENQNELLGTIQVNYSAVVSLINIISLDMEKRNDGTIVAISSVAGDRGRQMNYIYGSAKAGLTTYLSGLRSLLFSKGVHVTTIQLGPVYTKMSEGHNLIPWLTLQPQVAAELIVNAGLSKKDLVYIRWPWRFIMMVIRMIPEWIFKRLPPF
- a CDS encoding MBL fold metallo-hydrolase: MATTLGKLPHGEILKRISKSEHFQSGSFQNIEHTEMLAPNSSYWKMAIKYWQKPNSIRPSSPIPSSKINLKELDDSKPQYIWFGHSSYLLVAEGKKILVDPVFSGYASPFSFAVQSFEGTDVYLPEDMPDLDILIITHDHYDHLDYETIIKLYQRTKKIIVPLGVSAHLLSWGVPLEKIIELDWFESREITTGLKITATPTRHFSGRSVLRNKSLWCSYVLKIGEYKVFIGGDSGYGSIFETIGKNYGPFDLAFLECGQYGDDWPFIHMRPEETALAATQIGAKSFVPVHWGKFILSLHPWNDPIKRVLVASQTLKLNLQVPKIGESFSFQGSGSVDGWWNFQ
- a CDS encoding ATP-binding protein, producing MKILKLIFLLILVFATQSGCDQKNFANHPVAKKAVLDLRDWNFETMGNVPLNGEWRIDWENWSPKEDLTTVDYTMVPGHWTNSNSEKYPTGYATLSLTILLPENAKNLYLQNGVTRNAFEILIENNSIFQSGTIGKSISTEIPKLKVQTVALPDSKDQRIHLSLKISCFHYHNCGVATPYTIGNHSGINKLYLETISRDVFVFASLITLAFFHFVLYLFWRDEKTHIYFATVCFLAAVRLLSIGETRILYNYLPEGIYETIVRINGISFVLLYLAFVLYVKEIYHAPEYNLVYRTNYGIALLLFLALPLDIISFSKFLGAHLVLSLFGLLGLLYPIIHGVILRKPGSKFFLFSVVATISLFSLDILTEFAKRGIPYLAQYGFLVFGLSQALFIAERMIENFRNKERLKQEKENAEAKVKFKTSFLSTMSHEIRTPMNGILGMTQMLQQTELTEEQKEYLNLIKFSGDNLLLLVNDILDLTKLESGQFELHLEPISVRRLLHDCINIFKTQSDKNKLKVELEFVNEPPAFLITDQRRFAQILTNLLSNAVKFTEEGSIFVIVESTSIDDKKMRLKVSVKDTGIGIPEERMGNLFQPFSQVHSHLTEKTVGTGLGLAITKKIIEEMGGSISVQSIYGRGSNFTFQFDAEASFESIEGDVISTSNEMVKKTNWDSKLAEKYPLKILIADDDPINQKVSSLFLKKLGYTALQSENGEKTLDMIRTHLPDLVFLDIQMPDMDGITVTKCVRKSTSIEKQPVIVALTANVLEEEKQRCLSGGMDDFMTKPLLLHDLDFMIRKWAKKDLLPSNL